The genome window CGAATCGCTTTGCGAGGTGTTCGTTGACCAAAACCTCGTTGGTCGGTCCGTTTGGGTCCAGATTCTTTCCTGAGACCAGGTCTATGCCGAGTGTTTTTAGAAAGTCGCCACGCACTTTGTAATGCCATATTATCGTTTCTGAATTGGTCAGCTTTTGCATGCCTGCCGACCACAATACCGGGATGTTATTCACAGCAGCCATTCCGACAACTCCTGGGAGTTGTTCTGCCTTTTGGCGAAATCGCTCGTAATATACTTCTGCTTCGTCTCCCGGGACTTTGGGCTGTATGACCATTAAGTGGCGCATGTCGAATCCCCTATCCATCGAAGCGAAGTGATCAGTTATCTGTACCATAATTGTGGAGGATGCCAGCAAAAATACAGCGACAGCAAATTGAACAATCAACAGAAATCGGCTCAGGCGTGCTCTCTGTCCCGGAAATGTCTCACTTTTGAGCGCGTTAACAGGCTGAAGCCGCGACAACAACCACGACGGGTAGAAGCCTGCCAGAATTGACAATAGTACGGGCAACACAAGAATGAAGAGGAATCCTGTGATATTCCCTTGAAACTGAGGATTATAGTGAGGAAAGGGAAAGAGGGACGCAAAATGGGGAAGCAATAATTCGTTTGCGCTTAGTGCCAGTCCCATTGCGATAAAACAGAGAATTAACGATTCGAGGATGGTCTGCCCAATAATATGACGACGTGTTGCACCGAGGGTTTTGCGTATGCCGACTTCGGTGCCACGCGTCATGAGTCGGCCAATGGTCACGATGCCAAAATTGATGGCTCCTACAATGAGTACGAGAAGCCCCACCAGAGATAGCAAGACCAGAAAATGTTGCGGCATGTACCTGACTTGAAGTCCGGACATCTCGAATTTGGGCAATGCAGACAGGGGTTGAAGATGGACCTGAAAGGGAGACGCTTCCTTTGTCCATTGTCCTTCGGCGCGATAGTTGTCAATCTGTTTGGCAAAATAAGTGTCTGAAAAGTAGGGCAGTCGGTTCTTTATGTGATCGGAGGTAATATTTTTTTTGAGGTGCAAGAAGAGCATGGCTTCAAATTCACCTCGCGGATCAGACGTTGCGCGCGGAATCAGGTGCTGATATGGGATGAGCATATCGAACTGCAAGCTCGAATGGTGCGAAAGCGTTTCGACGATACCGCTGATGGTAAAATGTTCGCGCACGTTGTTTCTCATCAGGGTCAATGAGGTCCCTACTATGTCGGCGATTGCTCTGTCACGCGATAGTTTTTCTGCGAGTGTTCGAGAGATGAGTATGTTTTGCGGGTGTGACAGGGTCTTGGGGTTTCCGTAAAGCACGGGGAATGAAAAGAGCGACAAAAATGCGGGATCGACATACGCTGCCTGATCTCTTCGGAAATGTTCGTCTCCGTAGAGATATGTAAGATAGCTTAAC of Gemmatimonadota bacterium contains these proteins:
- a CDS encoding ABC transporter permease; amino-acid sequence: MKNLKIAWRRLKRDRIASVMGVLSLTVGITCALMVFVIVEDRYRARDEFHDNADRIYWIYRTSEMAQNEWERQHASFRAHAGPLLADELRELATVCRYRLSYLTYLYGDEHFRRDQAAYVDPAFLSLFSFPVLYGNPKTLSHPQNILISRTLAEKLSRDRAIADIVGTSLTLMRNNVREHFTISGIVETLSHHSSLQFDMLIPYQHLIPRATSDPRGEFEAMLFLHLKKNITSDHIKNRLPYFSDTYFAKQIDNYRAEGQWTKEASPFQVHLQPLSALPKFEMSGLQVRYMPQHFLVLLSLVGLLVLIVGAINFGIVTIGRLMTRGTEVGIRKTLGATRRHIIGQTILESLILCFIAMGLALSANELLLPHFASLFPFPHYNPQFQGNITGFLFILVLPVLLSILAGFYPSWLLSRLQPVNALKSETFPGQRARLSRFLLIVQFAVAVFLLASSTIMVQITDHFASMDRGFDMRHLMVIQPKVPGDEAEVYYERFRQKAEQLPGVVGMAAVNNIPVLWSAGMQKLTNSETIIWHYKVRGDFLKTLGIDLVSGKNLDPNGPTNEVLVNEHLAKRF